The DNA window AGCGATTTGATCCGCGCCGCCGCGCGCATATCGACGCTGCCCGCAAACCGGAAGTGCCAGAAGTCGCACTGCTCGTTGGTCAACTCGGTCGCCAGCGCGCCGCAGTTCAAATACAGGATGCGATTATCCGGATTGCGCGCGTTATGCTTGGACACGGCGTCGATCAGCGCCGAGCCGACATTGGAGCCGGTGCAGTGCATGACGAACGGAATATTCTGGTCCGTCATGTTTTTCAGCGCGATCAATGCTTCGGCCGGCTGCAGCTTGTCGTCGAACGGAACAAGTTCGAACTTCCTGCCCAGCGCCCCGCCGGCAGCGTTCTTGCGCGCGATAATGAATTGAAAGGCTTTGAGAAATTCATCGCCACCGGAGGCGAAGGGCCCGGAGAACGGATCGGTATAGGCTAGCTTGATGGTTTCCTCGGCGACCGCCGGACGTCCAAAAGACAATAGCCCCAGGACCAGAAAAGAATAGCAAACAAGGCGCAAGCAACCGCTCATCGCGTCCCTCCCCTATGCCCTATCCATTTTTGGATAGATATTCTTTCTTGGATTAGAGAGTACATCGCGGATGAGGCGAGTCAATCGGCAGGCTTCACCGAAGGCCCAATCAACGGCTACGAATGGGCAGATGCTCTGGTTCGTCAGATCCGTCTGTCACATGACAGCGTGACGCTGATCGCGCTCTCCGCACCAACGAAGCCGAGCTGCGAAACATGTCATGCACATGCTGCCCGATTCGGATTTAATCGCTACTCGATTTTTAAACCGGACGATTTAACGGCCGCCGCCCAACGCGTATCTTCGCTTGCGAGAAATGCGCCGAATTCCTTTGGTCCCATGTCGCGGGGGATGGCGCCCAGATTGGCAAACTTTTCGGCCATCTCGGGCGTTCGCATGACCTTGTTGATCGCAGCGCCGAGTTGGTCGACCCGCTCTTTCGGTGTCGCGGCGGCGACGACGATGCCGAGCCAGGCCGACAGATTGATTTCGGGAAAGCCTTCTTCCGCCAGGGTAGGCGTGTCCGGGAATGCCGGCACCCGCTTGGCATAGGCGCTCGCGAGCAGCCGCATCTTGCCGGCGCGGATGAAGGGCTCGGTCACGGCAACCGTATCCATGGCAACGCCGACGATGCCGGCCATGAGATCGTTCATCGCAGGCGGGCTGCCCTTGTAGGGGACGTGCAAGATCGTAATTCCGGCACGCTGCTTGAAGACTTCCATGCCGAGATGCGACAGCGTGCCGTTGCCGGACGAAGGATGCGCGAGCTTGTCCGGGTTCGCCTTGGCGTAGGCGATCAATTCAGGCACGCTTTTGATCGGCAGCGATGGATTGACCACCAGCAGCAACGGCAGATCGGCGACCAGCGCCACCGGCGCCAGGTCCTTGAAAGTGTCGTAGCCGACGGTTTTATACATATGCGGGTTGACAACCAGCGAGGCCAGCGGCGCTAGCACCATGGTGTGGCCGTCGGCCGGCGATTGCGACAGCGAAGCCAGCGCCATGCTGCCGCCCTGCCCCGGCCGGTTTTCGACGATGACGGTTTCGCCGAGCGCCGGAGCGAGCCGGTCAGCCAGCAGACGCGCCACCAGGTCGGTTGCCTGTCCCGGCGGAAATCCGACCAGGATATGCGTCAGCTCGGCGCTCCGCGCCTCGGCGAACGTCAAAACAAGAGCCATGACAGCCATCAACAATCGCCGCATGCCGCACCTTCCGTGAATTAAATGGTCCCAGCCTTACGCAGCCGCTCGATCTCCTGAACGTTCAGGCCAAGCGCGCCGTAAATCTCGTCGTTATGCTGGCCGAGCGAGGGGCCTGCGCGCCGCACCGAAACCGGGGTTTCCGAAAAACGCGGCACCACGCATTGCATGCGGACGTCGCCCAACTCTTCGTCGGCAACGCTCACGATCGCTTGCCGCGCGATGAAATGAGGGTCGGCGAAAATATCGGCCGCATCATAGATCGGTGAAAAGCCGACCTCGTGCGCCTGCAGGCGGTTGCGCAGTTCGTCCAGTGTGAGACGCGAGATGGCGTCGCTTACGATTTTATCGATCGCGTGATTGTTTTTCACCCGCGCGGGATTGTCGATGAAGCGGGCGTCAGAGATCAGATCTTCGAGTTCAAGCGCCTTGCAAAACCGCTCGAAGATGCTTTGCGTCGACGCCGCGATCGATGCCCATTTGCCGTCGGCGGTCGCATAGATATTGCCGGGCGCGGCGTACTGGCTGCGGTTGCCGCTCGCCACGCGCACGGCGCCAAGCTGGTCGTATTCGATGGCCAGGAACTCGAGCGTGCGCATCATCGCTTCGGCGACCGCGCAATCAATCTCCTGGCCGCGCGCGGCCGGATTGTCCTTGATGCGGTACAGCTCCGCGAGCACGCCAATGGCGCCGAACAGCCCGCCGATCGGATCCGAGATCGGGTAACCGAGATGCAGCGGCGTGCCGCCGTCCTCGCCGCACATCCGCGTAAAGCCGCTCATCGCTTCAAACACGCGCGCAAAGCCGGGGGTACTGCGATAAGGCCCGGTTTGACCGAAGCCGGTGACACGCAGGATCGTCAGCCGCGGATTGATATCCTGCAGCCAGGCCCGCGTAATCCCCCAGCCGTCAAGCGTGCCGCTGCGAAAGTTCTCGACCAGAACATCATGTTGCGCGACAAGGCGGCCAAGCAGCGCCTTGCCGTCGGGTTTACGCAGATCGAGCGTGATGCCCTTCTTGTTGCGATTGGTGACCTTCCACCATAGCGGGACGCCGTCCTTGTGCGGCGCAAGCCGACGCAAGGCGTCACCGGTCTCCGGCATCTCGACCTTGAGCACTTCGGCGCCGAGATCGGCGAGCAAGGTCGAGGCAAACGGCCCCGCGATCACCGTCGAAATATCGAGAATGCGCAGCCCAGTGAGCGGACCGGAAGGAGCGGTGGCGTCGAACGTTTCTGACATCCCTTATCCTACCGCCGCGCTATCCTATGCGATATGATCATATCCGATAAAACAGTATTACCGGATTGGCATATCCCGCCATGGATATCAAGCAGCTGAAAACCTTCGTCGATGTGGCGGCCAACGGCAGTTACGCGCGGACGGCCGCCATTGTCGGCATCGCCCAGTCGGCGCTCAGCCGCCAGATGGCGGCGCTGGAACGCGGCATCGGCGGCAGGCTGTTTCACCGCACCGGACGCGGCGTGGTGCTGACCGAACTCGGCGAGCGCATGTTGCCGCGCGCCCGTACGCTGGTCGCCGACGCCTCCGCCTGGGAGATCGCGGCCAGACAGGAACGCGCGGAGCCCCATGGCGAGGTCACGCTCGGGGTGGTGCCGGTCGCCTCGCGCGGGCTGATCGCCTCGCTCGCCGCCGAACTGCGCAACCACTATCCCGGCATTCGGCTGCGCGCGCTCGAGGCCTATAGCGGCCAGGTCGAGGAATGGCTGGGATCCGGACGCGTCGAGATCGCGATCTACAATCGCTACCGGCGCGGACGCGTCGCGAATGCCGAATCGCTGGCGCGCGCGGACGTTCATCTGATCGCGCGGCGCGATCACCCGATGGCGCGACGGCGTGAGCTCGCGGTTCGCTCCTTTGCCGAGATTGCTTTGGCGATGCCGGTACGCCCGAACAGCCTGACCAGCCTGCTGACGGGACTAGCTGCGTCACAGCATTTCGAGCTCGACATCCGCTTCGAAGCCGGCTCGACCCCACTGATCAAGGACGTGATGCTGGCATCCGACCTTGCCACGGTCTCGTCCCGCCATGTATTCGCACGGGAGATCGCGTCCGGCGAACTGGTCGCCATTCCCGTCGTGCGGCCAAAGATCGTGCAGACGACCTGGATGTCCCTGAGTTCGCAGCATCCGCCATCCGCCGCGGCTCAGATCGTAACGCGTCTCATTCGCCAGCTGGCTGCACGGCCGCGCGCGGCGAAGTAAGTGTTGAACCTCGCTTACAGACGCGCATGCTGCGCTTTTCCGGCAGCCAACGGGTCCGCGGGCGGTAAAAGGGAGTTTCACCGATGTTTTTCAATATGACGCGGTCGGTTAGCCGCATCGTATTCGCCGCGGCCGCCGCGTGCGGTCTGTTTTCCGAAATCGGGACAGCGAAGGCGCAGTCGGCTTTCTATCAAGCATCTGCTGCTGTCATCGCCGGGACGCCCGGTACCGTCATCCGCCAGGAGGCGATGTTTGGCGCACCCGCCGGCGCATCTGCCTACCGGGTGCTCTATCGGTCGACCACACCCGATGACGTGCCGATCGCGGTCTCCGGCGTCATTATTATTCCGGCGGGCGATCCTCCGCCAGGGGGCTGGCCGATTGTCGCCTGGGCTCATCCCACCACTGGAATCGTGCCGCGCTGCGCGCCTTCGCTTGCGATCTTCATCTTCCAGCAGATCGCCGGGAGCAGGGAATTGCTCGAGCAGGGCTATGCGATCGCGGCGACCGACTATCCCGGCCTCGGGACCCCAGGTCCGCATCCGTATCTCGTGGGAGAGAGCGAAGCGCGCGCCGTGATCGATTCCGTGCGGGCCGCGCGATCGTTTCCAGGCTTGGCCAATTCCAGCCGTTACGCGGTGTGGGGACATTCGCAAGGCGGCCAGGCCTCGCTCTTTACCGGCATGATATCGAAAAGCTACGCACCGGAATTGCAGCTCGTGGGCGTGGCCGCCGCCGCGCCCGCGACCGATCTGGCAACGCTGATGACCGACGACCTAAATACGTCGGGCGGCCGCAATCTCACCGCGATGACGGTGTGGTCGTGGTCGCGGGTGTTTCGCGCGCCGATCGACAGCGTTATAGCGCCCGCGGCAATGCCGACCGTCAACCTGCTCGCGACGGAATGCATTGAGTCGCTGTTCGACATTTTTGTCCGCAACAAAACATCGGAACCGCTGGCGCAGGAATTCCTGACGGTTGCGAATCCGGCCACGATCGAACCATGGCGATCGCTGCTCGTCCGCAACACGCCCGGCGTGCTGCCCAGCTCGCTTCCGGTATTTCTCGCGCAGGGATCGACCGATGGTCTGGTACGGCCGCAGGTGACGTTGGATTATATGCATCGCCTCTGCGAAGCGGGAAGCCGCGTGCGGATGCTCGTCATGCCGAACGTCAATCACGGCTTCGCCGGCCGTGATAGCGCCAGCGCGGCTGCCGGCTGGATGGCGGACCGATTCGCGGAACGTCCGGCCCCCAGCGATTGCCCCGGCTGAGCCGAATGGCCCGGAAACCGCCATTCCACATATGTGGAATTTTTTTACGCGTATTGGCGGGACGACGGCTCTCGCCGTAACCTGACGGCAAATGTCCTCCATGTCAGAGGATCGTCAGGGTTTGTCAGGGAAACGTTCATGAAAGTCTTCATCTTCGATCTGCTCGCCTATGGCGAACAACTCGACCATCTCAAGGTCGGCAGCGAGCTGCCCTACCCGTTGTCGAACCGTTACTTCAAGGCCGATGTGGCCGTTCGCACCTATGCCGAGCACCTCGAAGCCTGGGAAGAGCTCGACAAGCTCGGCTATGACGGCGTCGGCTTCAACGAGCATCACTGCTCGCCTTACGGGCTGATGAACTCGCCGAACCTGATGGCGGCGGCGGCCGCGCAACGAACGAAAAAGCTGAAGCTGCTGATTTATGGCAATCTGCTGCCGCTGCACGAACCGCTGCGGCTCGCCGAAGAACTGGCGATGCTCGATTGCCTGTCGAACGGCCGGCTGATCTCGGGCTTTGCCCGCGGCATTCCGCGCGAATACCAGGTGCACAACGTGCCGCTGAAGGATTCCCGCGCGCGTTACGAAGAGGCCTACGAGATCATCACCCGTGCCTGGTCGGAGGATATATTTTCCTACGAGGGAAAATTCTGGTCCTACAAGGACGTCGCGCTCTGGCCGCGCCCGGTGCAGAAGCCGGGTCCGGAAATCTGGATTCCGATCGTCGGCAGCAAGGAATCGATCGAGTTCGCCGGAAAGAAGAACGCCGTCATCACGCCGGGACTGGCGCGCGGCGGCCTGCAGGAAGACATCATCCGCTATTTCGCCAAATGCCTCGCCAACAATGGACATCAAATCACGCCCAATCATCTTTCGATTGCGTTGTCCGCCTATGTGGCCGACAGCAAGGCGGAAGCCGTGCGCGAATTCGCGCCCTACCACCTCTATTTCAACCGCACGCTGTTCAGCCACGGCAACTTCACGGAAACCGCCAAGCAACGCGACGCCGGTTATGTCTCGCAATCATCAAATGATTACGTGCGCCCGGAGAACATGAAGGCAGCGGCGGGGTTGCGCGAAGATTATCGCAACATGACGATGGCGGATTTCGAACGGCAGGCCGAGAACATGCCGCTCGGCACCGCCAAGGAAGTCACGGAACGCATCATCAGCGCCGCGGAGGCCGCTGGCGCCAACCAGGTGCAGATCAGCCTGAACCGTGGCGCGCTGCCGCATGAAATGTTCATGGAGCAGATCCGGCGCTTTGCGCGCGAAGTGTTGCCGGCGCTGCAGGCCCATGAAGTGCGTCGGGTTCCGCTTGGAGAGGACGTCGCGGCGTAACGGTGCCAATCCGCCGCGTTACCCGATTTGATCTCGGCCCATGGCAAACCGGTTTTGCCATGGGCCTGTTGTGCTGATTGAAGAGGACAGGCTTTTCGGACAATCATATAACAATAATAAAATGTGTGTCGGCCAAGGGGAACGACACCGCACTAAAAACCACAGGGAGGGTAGCCATGAGCGGTGAACTGCGGTCACCCGTCGAAGAGGCGCTGGAGAACCAGCCATTCGGCGCGTTGCAACTGCGCGTCGTTCTGCTGTGCGCGCTGGTGCAGGCGTTCGACGGGTTCGATCTCGGCACCATCGGGATGGCGGCGCCTTCGCTGTCGAAAGCATGGGGCGTCGCGCCACAGCTTTTCACTACCGCATTCGTGATGTCGAGCGTCGGCATTCTGGTGGGCGCGCTCGCGTCGGGTCCATTGGGTGACCGCTTCGGGCGCAAGCCGCTGCTCATCATCAGCGTCGCCTTCATTGGCGTCTTTTCGGTGATGAGTGCCTTTGCGTGGTCGATCCCCTCGATCACCGCCATGCGATTTATGACCGGGCTCGGTATCGGCGGTGCGATGCCGGTCACGGTCGCGCTCACCTCCGATTACAGTCCGATCAACCGGCGCGGCACGCTGATCATGCTGATGTTCTGCGGCAATACGCTCGGCGGCTTCCTTGGCGGGCAGCTCGTCGCGCAGATACTTCCGATCTACGGCTGGCAGAGCATCTTTTTCGCCGGCGGCATTCCACCGCTGCTGCTGATTCCCTTCCTGATGATTTTCCTGCCGGAATCGCCGCGGTTCCTGATCGTCCACCGCGCCGACGCGCCGGCGACACAGGATATCTTGCGGCAGCTCAACGTCAGTGCGCAGGCGGCGGCATCGAAAATGGTCGACGTCGCCAAGGGCAATCCGGTGGCGCAGCTCTTCACCGGCGGCCTGGCGCTGACGACGATCCTGGTCTGGATCGTGTTCTTTGCCAATCTCCTGAACATGTATCTGTTCAGCTACTGGATGCCGACGGTGCTGACGCTGTCCGGCCTGAAGCCTGAAAATGCGATCTTCTCGGCCAGCATGTTCCAGCTGGGCGGCATCCTCAGCACCGCGCTTCTCGGCCCGATGATCGACCGCTTCGGAGCGCCGCGCGTGCTGGCATGCAGCTTCGCATCCGGCGTGATCTTCATTCTCACCATCGGTCTGTACAACCTTCCCGCGCCCGTCATCATGATTCCGATCCTTGGCGCAGGGGCGGCCATGATCGGGAGCCAGCTCGGCGCCAACGCGATGGTCGCGGCGCTGTATCCGGCGCGGATCCGTTCGACCGGCGTGGGCTGGGCGCTCGGCATCGGCCGGCTCGGCGGCATCGCCGGACCGGCGATCGGCGGCACATTGCTGGCGTTCGGCCTGCCGCCAAAGCAGATCTTCCTGTGCGCCTGCGGCCCGGCGCTGATCGCCGCCTGCGCCACGGTTCTTTTGACCATGAAGGCCGCGCGGAATCGCGAAATCGTCGTCGCCGCACCGCAGACGCGGGCGGCTTGAACCGGATGCCGCTGAACCGATGATGGATTTCTCCGGCAAGACCGCGTTCGTTACCGGCGGCGCCAGCGGCATTGGTTTTGCGCTTTGCCGCGCTTTCGGTCAGCGCGGCATGAGCGTCGCGATTGCCGATGTCGAGGCGGAAGCGTGCGCGAAGGCGGTCGAAACGCTGCGCAATGAAGGTATCCGGGCAATCGGAACAAGCTGCGACGTGTCCGATCGCAACTCGCTTGCCGGGGCCGCGAACAGGACTTTTTCGGAATTGGGCAAGGTTCACGTCCTCTGCAACAATGCCGGCGTATCCCGCGCGGGGCCGATCGAAAGCATCGCCGCATCCGACTGGGAATGGGTGATCGGCGTCAACCTCAAGGGCCTGATCCACGGCCTGCAGATCTTTCTGCCGCACATAAAGGCGCATGGCGAGACTGGCCATATCGTCAACACGGCATCGATGAACGGCGTGGTGGGCGCGCCGCTCGCGGGGCCCTATAGCGCCACCAAATTCGCGTCCGTCGGCATATCCGAGGTGCTGGCCGCCGAACTCGAGGACAGCCTGATCGGCGTCAGCGTGCTGTGCCCCAGTTGGGTCAAGACGCGCATGCTCGACAATGGCCGCAATCGCCCCGCCCATTTCGGCGGTCCTATTTCGCTGGATGCAGACGGAGCCAATGCCGAGCGCAACAAGCGCTATGCCAAGGCGCTGGAAAACGGCCTCGATCCGGCCGACGTCGCAAAACTCGTGATCGAGGCGATCGAAACCCGCCGGCTGTATATCTTCACGCATGCCGATCGCCGCAGCGATGTCGAGCGGCGCTTCGAGCTGATGATGGAGGGTTTTGAGGCGTTGGCCGAGAAGCCGGCCGAACCGCCGCAACGTCAAGCAGAATCGAAACGGCGATGATGAATTTTTCCGGCAAGACCGCTTTTGTCACGGGCGCCGCCAACGGCATCGGCCTTGGCCTTTGCCGGGCATTGGCACGCAACGGCGCCAATATCGTGCTCGCCGATATCGAGCAGGCGCAGCTCGAAATCGCGCGCCGCGAGCTTTCCACCTTCAACGTCCGTACCCATGCCATCGAGGTCGACGTGTCAGATGCGGCCGCCTACGAGCGCGCCGCGGATGAGGCCGAAGCCGAGTTCGGCAATATCCATTTGCTGTTCAACAATGCCGGCGTGTCGCTGGGCCCAAAGCCGCTATGGGAGGTCACGCCGGAACAATGGGAATGGATTTTTGGCGTCAATATCCATGGCGTCCTCAACGGCATCCGCGTTCTGGTGCCGCGGATGCAAAGGCATGGCGAGGCTGGTCATGTCGTCAACACCGCCTCGATCGGCGGCCTGCAGGTTAACCCGAAGCTGCGCAATGGCTCCTATGCCATGACGAAATACGCCGTCGTCGCAGCTTCCGAGGCGCTGGCGCTCGATCTCGAAGGCACAAACCTTGGCGTTTCCGTGCTTTGCCCTGCCCCTCGTCGCCACCACGCTTCATGCCTCGTCGCGACGCCGCCCGGCGCGATTGGGCGGCGCTTACGAACGACCCGGCGCCGACATTGCGAAGGCCTGGCAATCCGCCGGGCTGTCTCCCGACGACGTCGGACGGCGCGTTCTCGATGCCGTTGCGCGCTCCGAGTTCTTCATCTTCACGCATGAAGAACCGCGGGCCTGGATCGAAGCGCGGCATGCGCGGCTCCTGGCGGGCTTTGATTCGATCGCACGCTACAACGCCGGCGAAGGCACGAGCTGACCCGGCACCTCGATTGATCGGGGTTAGTCGATCGCGCCAGAAAAATGCGACAGCCGCGCGCTCTCGGCGCGAAGCGCGGCAAGGATTTTGGTCAAATTCTTCTCGATCCGTTCCTGCGGACCGGCCACCCCGATCGCAAGCCGCCGGTGTGTGGGTGGCGTCGGCATCATCATGCCGATAACGCCGACGCCGCGCGTCACCATCCCGCGCGACAGGCAATAGCCGTCGCGACGGACCTTTTCGATTCCGGCCTTCAGCCGATCGAGCGACGACACGCCGCGTTCGATCTTTTTCAGTTTGACCGTTCGCCGGTAGATCCGCGCGATATCCTGGTCGGTCTCTTCACTCAGCAACGGCCAGCCGACGCCCGAGTGCACCAGCAAAACTTTCGTGCCCACCATCGTGTAGTACTGCAGCGGTTGCCTGGCGCGGATGATGTCGACGATCTCGACATAGATGTCCGTCACCGTCCCCAACAGGATGGTTTCTCCGACCTTGCGTCCAATCCGGCGCACCGCTTCCTGAACCGGTCCGGTCTCGTAATTTTCCGATGTCACCCAGCCGCCGAGCTGCGAAAGCCGCAGCGTCGGCAAATAGGCGCGCGAGGTGCTCTCGAACGACAGGTAATTCAGTTGCGCCATGGTCTTTAACAGCGCCGCCGCGCTCGAGGTCGGCATGCCCAGCGCGTCGACGACATCCTTCAGCCGGAGCGGACATTGCCGTTCGCGGAATAATTCGAGAATATCGAAAACCCTGCGTGCTGATTTCGTCAGTTCGTTCGACATGGCCCCAAGGCTGCTCCCCGAGGCTGCTACGGCGCGTATTCGATGTGGGCGCGGATCGAATGACTGGCCTGGTCGATCCAGCCAAATTTTTGCACGGCCGCGATCATGTTCGACAGGCCCTCCTGCCACCACGCTTCCGATTTGAGCGACGGCCATTCGCGCAGCGCCTTTTCGGAAATCCAGGCATGCTCGCGATCGCTGCTGACAGCCATGTGCCCGAGCAGCTCGGCCTGCGTCGTGCCGTCAAGCGAACCTTCGATGCGAACCGAGAACGCCCGAAAATTGCTGACGTCGTCGATTTCGATGGAGCGGCTTGAGGCAATAATGCGAATGATCATGGTTTAGTTCTCAATCCTCAGCCAGTCCTTCCGACGGCGAAAGCCGTGCGCCGCTGCGACGCTTGGTGCGTTGCGGGACAGGGTCGAATAACACCATCTGACCGCGCAACCGAGCGAAAATCTGTCGCAATACGTGAGTTGCTTCAACCCCGTCATAACCATCCGCACCACCACGACGCACATAGGCGACTCTCGCGTGCGCCGTTAACGATGGAATATTAACGACTGCGAGTGCTTATCCACCAGAGTTCACGGGCAAAGCCGTGCGAGGAGTGCAGACATGAAATTCTATTCCAGCCTGGCTGTCGTCGCGATGCTTTTGAGCAGCGCGGCAGCTACGCGCGCGCAAAACCTTCCGTCCTACATGGCGCCAATCTCCGGCCTGACCACCACGACGCCGGCCGATATCGCGACCAAGGACGTGCTGGCGCTGAATACGGGCATGTTCGAACTCTATGGCGACGCAGGAAAGGTCTTTCAGGCCAATATCCTGGCCAAGCATCCCGTGATCCTCGGCCTGTTCTCCGGCTCCGGCGGACGATTTACGCTCTATCGTCCCGGCATGGCGCCGCTCGACGCACCGCAGGTGCCGGTCGTCTATCAGCTATTGAAATCGGTTGGTCACAGCACGATGGCGCTGGCGGAGGTTGTCGGGCCTTATCTGGATAATCCCGCCAATACGTCCTGGCGCGGATCGATGCTGGCGTATCGCAGCCGGATGCAATCGGCGCTCGACGGCCTGGACACGACGCCGATGCAACCCGAGTGGCGCGACAACAATCGCACCATCCTGAAGAACAACATTGCATTCATGGACGATTGCGTCGCCAAGGGCGTCATCGCTTTCTCGTCTCTGGAAGCCTTCGGCAAGAAGCAGGCGCCTTATCTGGCTAAAAACGTCGCTTGGGCGGCGCAGACCCAGGTCAATCACTGGATGACCGTGCTTGCGGACTGGAAAACCATGCTCGGGCCCGACTGGGACAAGGCCTACGCGGCGAGCAACACGATCTATGTCGCGCGCCAGAACAACGTGCTGTTTAGCGTGCTGGCGCAGTTCTTCCCCCCGGAAGCGATCAACGACCGACTGTTGCTGATCGAGACGGTCTCCTTCACGACCACGCAGGCCGACATGCTGGATTCGCTGACCCGCATCATCGCCGATCGCTCCGTCGGCTCGCTGTTCTTCGGCAACTACCACTTGATGGACTATGAGCTGATGGGGGGTGATGCGCGCGCCGCGATCATTGCGGAAAGCGGCAAACGGGGAATGACGCCGTTCCTTCCGCCGGTGGTGCCGTTCGGTTCGCATCAATGGCCGACTTTGGTGACGCCGGGACCGGGTCCCGCATCGATCGCCGACCTTAAATAATTCCGGACGGCGCGCGATACCTGTCGGGGCAGGATCGCGCATTGTCCCCTCGCTCGTGCGAACCGACGCGATCATTGGTTGTAAACGTCGCGCACTATTCTACTGTTCGCAACGAATCAATCTTAACCGTTGCGGGCTTAGCGTGGCGCTTGCCTGTAATTGATTCCTGCGTCGGTGCCCCCGGCGGTTTGACCAAAGGCGGAAATATGCGGCCCTCGCGACGCGAGTTCGTGAAGTGGATAACGGCGAGCGGAATTTCGCTCAGCCTGTCGCGGCTGGCGGCGGCCACCGAAACCGGCTTCGACGCGCATGAGACGCTGCCGGGACGGCAAAACTGGAATCCGGCAGCCAAGGGCCTCGGCCGCATCGACGGCGTCGCCAAAGTCACGGGATCGAAACTCTACGCCTCCGATTATCGCGCTGCGGATATGCCGGGCTGGCCGAAGGCGACTTCGCATGCACTGCTGGTGCGGGCGCCGGATGCGACCCATGTCTATATCGGCATGGACCCCGCCCGGCTATCCGGAGCGCTCAAGCCTTCGGTGATCGTGACCGCGGCCGATCTGGAAAAAATCGGCACCCGCGTTCCGGAATTCTATACTGGCGACCTGTTCTGCCCGGTCGGCAAGACGCCGATCTATATGGGCCAACCGGTGGCGCTCCTGATCTTCGAAAAGTTCGACGCCTTCGACCAAGCGCGGCTGGCGCTGCGCGACGGGACGTTCGTCAAATTTGGCGAGGAAACCGGCCCTGTTAGCTTGCCCGACTACGGCACCTTTCGGTTCACCCGCGTGGCCGGCGCGACGCCCGACGCGCCCGATGTCTATTCGCCGATCCAGGCCGGCTGGGTCAGCCCAAAGCGTTTTCAGGATACGACGCTGCCGGTGTGGTCGCCGCTCGCCAGGGAGACCCAGCCTGCTTATGGCAAGGCCGCCGCGCTGGGCGACCAGATCCGCGCCGAACTCGCCGCGGACAATCCGGCGCTATTGGTACTGGACCGC is part of the Bradyrhizobium canariense genome and encodes:
- a CDS encoding SDR family NAD(P)-dependent oxidoreductase, which translates into the protein MMDFSGKTAFVTGGASGIGFALCRAFGQRGMSVAIADVEAEACAKAVETLRNEGIRAIGTSCDVSDRNSLAGAANRTFSELGKVHVLCNNAGVSRAGPIESIAASDWEWVIGVNLKGLIHGLQIFLPHIKAHGETGHIVNTASMNGVVGAPLAGPYSATKFASVGISEVLAAELEDSLIGVSVLCPSWVKTRMLDNGRNRPAHFGGPISLDADGANAERNKRYAKALENGLDPADVAKLVIEAIETRRLYIFTHADRRSDVERRFELMMEGFEALAEKPAEPPQRQAESKRR
- a CDS encoding SDR family NAD(P)-dependent oxidoreductase, translated to MMNFSGKTAFVTGAANGIGLGLCRALARNGANIVLADIEQAQLEIARRELSTFNVRTHAIEVDVSDAAAYERAADEAEAEFGNIHLLFNNAGVSLGPKPLWEVTPEQWEWIFGVNIHGVLNGIRVLVPRMQRHGEAGHVVNTASIGGLQVNPKLRNGSYAMTKYAVVAASEALALDLEGTNLGVSVLCPAPRRHHASCLVATPPGAIGRRLRTTRRRHCEGLAIRRAVSRRRRTARSRCRCALRVLHLHA
- a CDS encoding IclR family transcriptional regulator — encoded protein: MSNELTKSARRVFDILELFRERQCPLRLKDVVDALGMPTSSAAALLKTMAQLNYLSFESTSRAYLPTLRLSQLGGWVTSENYETGPVQEAVRRIGRKVGETILLGTVTDIYVEIVDIIRARQPLQYYTMVGTKVLLVHSGVGWPLLSEETDQDIARIYRRTVKLKKIERGVSSLDRLKAGIEKVRRDGYCLSRGMVTRGVGVIGMMMPTPPTHRRLAIGVAGPQERIEKNLTKILAALRAESARLSHFSGAID